Proteins from a single region of Pseudopedobacter saltans DSM 12145:
- a CDS encoding glycoside hydrolase family 3 N-terminal domain-containing protein — translation MTSNNFRKLSFVLMLSSSLCNNVFAQGKKGDPIEQRVNDLMSKMTLQEKIGQLNQFTSDRTSTGPISANSNKLKDIEAGKVGSMLNVRGSKDTRMVQEAAMRSRLKIPLLFGLDVIHGYRVTFPIPLAEAASWDLDAIEFASRVAGREAAAAGIHWTFAPMVDISRDARWGRVMEGAGEDTYLGSMIAKARVRGFQGKGLGELDAVMACVKHFAAYGAAVAGRDYNTVDMSERHLWEVYLPPFKAALDAGAATFMNSFNDLNGIPATANTYLQRDILKGKWGFKGFVVSDWGSVREMVPHGFAKDNEEAAKYAIKGGSDMDMESYAYVNFLEKLVKNKEVSEDLINDAVRRILTKKFEMGLFDDPYRFSDEKREKKELNSAANKKVALEVAQKSIVLLKNQNQVLPLSKDVKSIALVGPLAKSAEDMKGFWSVVWDNDHLVSLHEGLETKQGKKTQINYAKGCNINDDDKSGFADAVEVARKSDVVVVAVGEAFDMSGEAKSRANIHLPGVQEELIKELKKSGKPVVVLIMAGRPLIFNWTADNADAIMYTWWLGSEAGHAMANVLFGDYNPSGKLPMTFPRSEGQLPIYYNYNNTGRPVINENNIHYRSAYIDSPNSPKYAFGYGLSYTNFAYSNLTLSSKSLNQDGSITVKFTLKNDGKYAGEEVVQLYLRDKVASLVRPVKELKDFTKILLKPGESKEVTFVINKEKLSFYNKNLDWVAEPGDFDLMIGTSSDNIKLKDTFQLLD, via the coding sequence ATGACGAGTAACAATTTCAGAAAACTTTCTTTTGTTTTAATGTTAAGCTCTTCTCTGTGCAACAACGTTTTTGCTCAAGGGAAGAAAGGGGATCCCATAGAACAACGCGTAAATGATTTAATGTCTAAAATGACCTTACAGGAAAAAATAGGTCAGCTTAATCAATTTACAAGTGATAGGACATCAACAGGCCCAATCAGTGCCAATAGTAATAAGTTAAAAGATATCGAAGCAGGAAAAGTGGGCTCGATGTTAAATGTTAGAGGCTCGAAAGATACCAGAATGGTTCAGGAGGCCGCAATGCGTTCCAGATTGAAAATTCCTTTACTTTTTGGTTTGGATGTGATACACGGTTATCGGGTAACTTTTCCTATTCCATTAGCTGAAGCTGCAAGTTGGGATTTAGATGCAATAGAGTTCGCGTCAAGAGTTGCCGGACGTGAAGCGGCTGCGGCAGGTATTCACTGGACTTTCGCACCAATGGTTGACATCAGTCGAGACGCCCGTTGGGGACGCGTAATGGAAGGTGCGGGGGAAGATACTTACCTGGGATCAATGATTGCCAAAGCCAGAGTGAGAGGGTTTCAGGGAAAAGGATTGGGAGAGCTGGATGCCGTAATGGCTTGTGTAAAACACTTTGCCGCTTATGGAGCCGCAGTGGCTGGTAGAGATTATAATACGGTTGACATGAGTGAGAGACATTTGTGGGAAGTTTATCTGCCACCTTTCAAAGCGGCTTTAGATGCGGGAGCAGCAACTTTTATGAATTCATTCAATGATTTAAACGGAATACCAGCAACAGCAAATACCTATTTGCAAAGAGATATCCTGAAAGGAAAATGGGGGTTTAAAGGATTTGTGGTTTCAGATTGGGGCTCGGTAAGAGAAATGGTTCCTCATGGTTTTGCCAAAGATAACGAAGAAGCGGCTAAATATGCTATCAAGGGCGGTTCGGATATGGATATGGAAAGCTATGCTTATGTGAACTTTCTGGAGAAACTGGTGAAAAATAAAGAAGTTTCCGAAGATTTAATTAATGATGCCGTTCGCAGGATTTTAACTAAAAAGTTTGAAATGGGGCTTTTTGATGATCCTTACCGTTTCTCTGATGAAAAAAGAGAAAAGAAAGAACTTAACTCTGCCGCAAATAAAAAAGTGGCTTTAGAAGTTGCTCAAAAAAGTATCGTCCTGTTAAAAAATCAAAATCAGGTATTGCCATTAAGCAAAGACGTTAAATCTATTGCTTTGGTTGGTCCTTTAGCTAAGTCAGCAGAAGATATGAAAGGTTTCTGGTCTGTGGTTTGGGACAACGATCACTTGGTTTCGCTTCATGAAGGCTTAGAGACCAAGCAAGGAAAGAAAACACAGATCAACTATGCCAAAGGTTGCAATATCAATGATGATGATAAATCTGGCTTTGCAGACGCTGTAGAAGTTGCAAGGAAATCTGATGTGGTAGTTGTAGCAGTAGGAGAAGCTTTTGATATGAGCGGAGAAGCTAAAAGCAGGGCAAATATTCATTTACCGGGAGTTCAGGAAGAGCTGATAAAAGAATTGAAAAAATCAGGAAAACCTGTTGTTGTATTGATCATGGCGGGCCGGCCTTTGATTTTTAACTGGACGGCTGATAATGCTGATGCTATTATGTACACCTGGTGGTTAGGAAGCGAAGCGGGACATGCTATGGCTAATGTATTGTTTGGAGATTATAATCCGTCAGGGAAACTGCCAATGACTTTCCCGAGATCAGAAGGTCAACTTCCGATTTATTACAACTATAACAATACTGGAAGACCAGTAATTAACGAAAATAACATTCACTACAGATCTGCTTATATCGATTCTCCGAATAGTCCGAAATATGCTTTTGGATATGGATTAAGCTATACCAACTTTGCTTATAGTAATTTGACATTAAGCTCGAAGTCATTAAATCAAGACGGGTCAATTACTGTAAAATTCACATTGAAAAACGATGGAAAATATGCAGGTGAAGAGGTTGTCCAGCTGTATTTGAGAGATAAAGTAGCCAGTTTAGTTAGGCCTGTAAAAGAACTAAAAGATTTTACCAAAATCTTACTTAAACCTGGAGAAAGTAAGGAAGTCACTTTTGTTATCAATAAAGAAAAACTTTCATTCTATAATAAAAATCTGGATTGGGTAGCAGAACCGGGGGATTTTGATTTGATGATAGGTACTTCTTCTGACAATATTAAACTGAAGGATACATTCCAATTATTAGACTAG
- a CDS encoding glycoside hydrolase family 30 protein: MVTTVLKTCLLSAVALFACKSNHADDEKKGIIQPPKTETKSDVDFWLTNTDQSSLFKKQNVSLLFGPAANTGSTIEIDDSKQFQEIDGFGYTLTGGSATLINSLNESSKAALLKELFQHDGNNIGVSYLRISLGASDLSESVFTYNDLPVGEIDLELKKFTLEKEKKDLIPVLKQIISIFPQIKIMASPWTPPLWMKTNNNSVGGSLRPEYYDVYARYLAKYIQEMAKEGIIIDALTVQNEPLHPGNNPSLLMLAADQKNFVKNNLGPVFKAENIKTKIVVYDHNADKPEYPIEILNDPDAKKYVDGSAFHLYAGSISALSTVHNAHPDKNIYFTEQWVGAPSNFSGDFKWHVENVIIGSMNNWSKVALEWNLAADALQKPHTQGGCTQCLGALTIDGPSISRNVAYYIIAHASKFVRPGSKRIFSSAATNLQNVAFKTPEGKIALIVLNKSGATQSFNVKYNGKQVSSTLNAGSVGTYVW, encoded by the coding sequence ATGGTAACAACAGTTCTAAAAACTTGTTTACTTTCTGCCGTAGCGCTCTTTGCATGTAAAAGCAACCATGCTGATGATGAGAAGAAGGGCATTATTCAACCTCCAAAAACCGAAACAAAAAGTGATGTAGATTTTTGGTTGACAAATACAGACCAGTCGAGTTTATTTAAAAAACAGAATGTGAGTTTGCTGTTCGGTCCAGCGGCAAACACAGGAAGTACAATTGAGATAGATGACAGCAAGCAGTTTCAAGAGATTGATGGATTTGGTTACACTTTAACCGGTGGTAGCGCCACGCTCATTAATTCTCTAAATGAATCATCTAAAGCAGCCTTATTGAAAGAGCTTTTTCAGCATGATGGAAATAATATCGGCGTAAGCTATTTAAGAATAAGCTTGGGAGCATCAGATTTAAGCGAATCAGTTTTTACTTATAATGATTTACCGGTGGGAGAAATAGATTTGGAGCTTAAAAAATTCACACTGGAAAAAGAAAAGAAAGATTTGATCCCTGTTCTAAAACAGATTATATCGATTTTTCCTCAGATCAAAATTATGGCTTCGCCATGGACTCCTCCGCTTTGGATGAAAACAAATAATAATTCTGTTGGAGGAAGTTTAAGGCCGGAGTATTATGATGTTTATGCCCGGTATCTGGCAAAATACATCCAGGAAATGGCAAAAGAAGGAATCATTATTGATGCTTTAACGGTACAAAACGAGCCACTTCATCCGGGGAATAATCCAAGTTTATTGATGCTTGCTGCGGATCAGAAAAATTTTGTAAAAAATAACTTAGGCCCGGTATTCAAGGCAGAGAATATAAAGACAAAGATTGTTGTTTACGATCATAACGCAGATAAACCGGAATATCCCATAGAGATTTTAAACGATCCGGACGCGAAAAAATATGTAGACGGCTCGGCTTTTCACTTGTATGCGGGTTCTATAAGTGCCTTATCTACCGTTCACAATGCGCATCCTGACAAGAATATCTACTTTACCGAACAATGGGTAGGTGCGCCAAGTAATTTTTCGGGAGATTTTAAATGGCATGTAGAAAACGTAATTATTGGGTCCATGAACAACTGGAGCAAAGTCGCCTTAGAATGGAATTTAGCTGCTGACGCTTTGCAAAAGCCGCACACGCAAGGAGGCTGTACCCAATGTTTGGGCGCTTTAACAATCGACGGGCCTTCAATTTCCCGCAATGTCGCTTATTATATCATTGCACATGCTTCGAAGTTTGTACGGCCTGGATCTAAGAGGATTTTTTCATCAGCTGCGACCAATCTCCAAAATGTAGCTTTTAAAACTCCGGAAGGAAAAATTGCGCTTATTGTGCTTAATAAGAGCGGAGCGACACAATCATTTAATGTGAAATACAACGGAAAACAGGTCTCTTCAACACTGAATGCAGGCTCTGTTGGAACATATGTTTGGTAA
- a CDS encoding glycoside hydrolase family 30 protein, with amino-acid sequence MNRKLGFFLGVALVAANVGFAQNVASKKVKVFTTAKDTKLRISENGTLSFSPNAQPFETEATVFIDADRTFQTMIGIGGAITDASAETYAKLPKALQQEFLKAYYSKTEGIGYNLARTNINSCDFSSYSYTYVKDNDKELKTFNIAPEEKYRLPLIKAATAMAGGTLPLYVSPWTPPAWMKDNNNMLQGGKLLPEYRQAWANYYIRYIQEYEKRGLPIWGLTVQNEPMAKQRWESCIFTAEEERDFIKEYLGPTLHKAGMANKKLIAWDHNRDQVYQRASTILGDKEAAKYVWGIGFHWYETWTKSDMQFYNLRNVKEAFPEKELIFTEGCKEKFDMDSIYNWSLGERYGYSMINDFNAGTAAWTDWNILLDETGGPNHVKNLCFAPIHADTKNKKLIYTNAYYYLGHFSKFIQPGAKRIITSPSRDVLETTGFVNPDGKIVVVVMNKTSNDMPYQLWLKGYAAKTTSKAHSISTYIID; translated from the coding sequence ATGAATAGAAAATTAGGTTTTTTTCTTGGCGTTGCATTGGTTGCGGCAAACGTTGGTTTTGCCCAAAATGTAGCTTCAAAGAAAGTTAAAGTTTTTACGACAGCGAAAGATACAAAATTGCGTATCAGCGAAAACGGGACATTAAGTTTTTCTCCAAATGCACAACCTTTTGAAACAGAGGCGACAGTTTTTATAGATGCAGACAGGACCTTTCAGACGATGATAGGGATTGGAGGAGCTATTACAGATGCGTCTGCAGAAACTTATGCTAAGCTTCCAAAAGCATTACAACAAGAGTTTTTAAAAGCGTATTACAGCAAAACAGAAGGTATTGGCTATAATTTAGCGAGAACGAACATCAATAGCTGCGATTTTTCCTCCTACAGCTATACTTATGTAAAAGATAATGATAAGGAGCTGAAAACATTCAACATTGCGCCCGAAGAAAAATACAGACTGCCTTTGATTAAAGCGGCGACAGCAATGGCCGGCGGAACTTTACCTTTGTATGTAAGTCCATGGACTCCACCAGCCTGGATGAAAGATAACAATAACATGTTGCAGGGCGGTAAATTGCTTCCCGAATATCGTCAGGCTTGGGCAAATTACTATATCAGGTATATTCAGGAATATGAAAAAAGAGGACTACCCATTTGGGGCTTAACAGTGCAGAACGAACCAATGGCGAAACAAAGATGGGAGTCTTGCATTTTTACAGCGGAGGAAGAAAGAGATTTTATTAAAGAATATTTAGGCCCTACTTTACATAAAGCCGGAATGGCGAATAAAAAATTAATCGCCTGGGATCACAATCGCGATCAGGTTTATCAAAGAGCAAGTACCATTCTTGGAGATAAAGAAGCCGCTAAATATGTTTGGGGAATTGGTTTCCATTGGTACGAAACATGGACAAAAAGCGATATGCAGTTCTATAACCTTAGAAATGTTAAAGAGGCGTTTCCAGAGAAAGAATTGATATTTACCGAAGGATGTAAAGAAAAGTTCGATATGGACAGCATTTACAACTGGTCCTTAGGCGAAAGGTATGGATATTCTATGATTAACGACTTTAACGCAGGTACAGCCGCTTGGACAGACTGGAACATTTTATTGGATGAAACGGGTGGACCAAATCATGTTAAAAACCTTTGTTTCGCTCCGATACATGCAGATACCAAGAATAAAAAATTGATCTATACCAATGCGTATTATTATTTAGGTCACTTCTCAAAATTCATTCAGCCAGGAGCAAAGAGAATAATTACCTCGCCATCCAGAGATGTTTTAGAAACTACGGGATTTGTTAATCCGGACGGAAAAATAGTTGTTGTAGTGATGAATAAAACGTCCAACGATATGCCTTACCAATTGTGGTTAAAAGGATACGCGGCTAAAACGACAAGTAAAGCGCATTCAATAAGTACTTATATCATTGATTAA
- a CDS encoding glycoside hydrolase family 30 protein → MTDILLKRLKKTLFLGLSFFSVSVFAQKGKMAEAWLTDPKAEVLFKKQASVLASQHASAANIIEINPNKRYQTIDGFGYTLTGGSAGHLLKMSPQARKKLLEELFAFDKENIGTSYLRLSVGASDLNDFVFSYDDLPDGETDVEMKKFDLGQDKKDVIPVLKEILTINPKIKLMGSPWSPPKWMKTNNDTRGGSLKPEFYDAYALYLVKYIQEMAKEGVIIDALTVQNEPLHPGNNPSLLMLAKDQAEFVKNHLGPAFQKHKVKTKVIIYDHNADKPEYPIEILNDPNAKKYIDGSAFHLYGGTIDALSKVKEAHPDKNLYFTEQWFGAPGNLHRDFVNHIQNLTIGATRNWSKTVLEWNITSNSELTPFTDRGGCSKCLGAVTVDGDVVKRNPAYYTVAQAAKFVRPGSVRIESNLIDGLPNVAFKTPSGKIVIIVLNNSKEKRDFSVKNKNAVYNSSLNAGAAVSLIF, encoded by the coding sequence ATGACAGATATTTTATTAAAGCGTCTGAAGAAGACTCTCTTTCTGGGATTGTCATTTTTTTCCGTAAGTGTTTTCGCTCAAAAAGGAAAAATGGCGGAAGCCTGGTTGACGGATCCTAAGGCCGAGGTTTTATTCAAAAAACAAGCGTCGGTTTTAGCTTCACAACATGCAAGCGCAGCTAATATAATCGAAATCAATCCCAATAAACGATATCAGACTATCGATGGTTTCGGATATACATTGACAGGCGGCAGTGCTGGACATTTGCTAAAAATGAGTCCACAAGCAAGGAAAAAATTATTAGAAGAGCTATTTGCATTTGATAAGGAAAATATAGGAACAAGTTATTTGCGCTTAAGCGTAGGAGCATCGGATTTAAATGATTTTGTTTTTTCTTATGATGATCTTCCGGACGGAGAAACGGACGTAGAGATGAAGAAGTTCGATTTGGGGCAGGACAAGAAAGATGTCATTCCGGTTTTAAAGGAAATTCTCACAATTAATCCTAAAATAAAATTGATGGGCTCTCCCTGGTCTCCACCAAAATGGATGAAAACCAACAACGACACCCGTGGGGGAAGTTTGAAGCCGGAATTTTATGATGCTTACGCGTTGTACCTGGTAAAATATATTCAGGAAATGGCCAAGGAAGGGGTTATTATAGACGCTTTAACCGTACAAAATGAACCTTTGCATCCAGGCAACAATCCAAGTTTATTGATGCTGGCTAAAGATCAGGCGGAGTTTGTGAAGAATCATTTAGGTCCGGCATTTCAAAAACATAAGGTCAAAACAAAAGTTATTATTTATGACCATAATGCCGATAAACCAGAATATCCTATCGAAATTTTAAATGATCCTAATGCTAAAAAGTATATTGATGGTTCGGCATTTCACTTGTATGGAGGAACGATTGATGCCTTATCAAAAGTAAAAGAAGCACATCCTGATAAAAACCTTTATTTTACTGAACAATGGTTTGGTGCGCCTGGAAATCTTCACCGAGATTTTGTCAATCATATTCAAAACTTAACTATTGGTGCAACTAGAAACTGGAGTAAAACGGTTTTGGAATGGAATATCACATCTAATAGCGAGTTAACACCTTTTACAGATCGTGGTGGATGCAGTAAATGTCTTGGAGCGGTTACTGTAGACGGTGATGTAGTTAAAAGAAACCCAGCATATTATACGGTTGCTCAGGCAGCGAAATTTGTAAGACCCGGCTCCGTTAGAATCGAGTCAAATTTGATTGATGGTTTACCGAACGTTGCTTTCAAAACGCCATCGGGGAAAATAGTAATCATTGTGCTCAATAATAGTAAAGAGAAAAGAGACTTCAGTGTAAAAAATAAAAATGCAGTTTATAACTCCAGTTTAAACGCAGGAGCGGCTGTCTCCTTAATTTTTTAA
- a CDS encoding cellulase family glycosylhydrolase — translation MKFRKLFRLIFTLCIATTVNQANAQGFLKAKGHLIVNEKGEKVILRGMGLGGWMLQEGYMFRVSNLGQQYRIKEAISGVVGPQKADEFYEKWLKYHTTKADIDSLASWGFNSIRLPFHYNLYTLPVDREPVAGQNTWLEKGFALTDSLLSWCKANKMYLILDLHAAPGGQGNDLAISDRDPSKPSLWESEANQQKTVALWKKLADRYKDEKWIGGYDLLNETNWGFEGPKDTRGTAENKNAPLRKLLIEITEAIRSVDKNHIIIIEGNGFGNNYRGIFPLWDSNIVVSFHKYGNFNNEGAIQSFLDIQKNYNVPVWLGESGENSNTWFTEAITLVEKHDIGWAWWQHKKIGINNPLEIKLTKNYQDLVNYWAGKGEKPDEEKAWKTLNEFLENTKIQNNVFHKDVIDAMFRQVQTKETKPFKIHLLKNALTINAVDYDLGRQGSAYFDKDTASYHFTPGVNTQGNRGRMCRNDGVDIYQAKTGDYYIGHIEDGEWLQYTINVAKAGTYKLNVKASSKDNTGEISLNINGTNLSNSLSNPIKGEELKLYSLGNVKLKQGENKIRVVARKGGFDLKEIQLN, via the coding sequence ATGAAATTTAGAAAGCTATTTAGATTAATTTTTACTTTATGTATTGCGACAACAGTAAATCAGGCAAATGCGCAGGGTTTTCTTAAAGCTAAAGGACATCTTATTGTCAATGAAAAAGGCGAAAAAGTAATTCTTCGGGGAATGGGTTTGGGCGGCTGGATGTTGCAGGAAGGATATATGTTCAGGGTTTCAAATTTAGGGCAACAGTACCGAATTAAAGAGGCTATTTCTGGAGTTGTTGGTCCACAAAAAGCGGATGAGTTTTATGAAAAGTGGTTAAAATATCACACAACGAAAGCCGATATAGATTCTTTGGCTTCTTGGGGTTTCAATTCTATAAGGTTGCCTTTTCACTATAATCTTTATACTTTACCCGTAGATCGGGAACCTGTTGCCGGACAGAATACCTGGTTAGAAAAGGGGTTCGCTTTGACAGACAGCTTACTGAGCTGGTGTAAAGCAAATAAAATGTATTTGATTTTAGATTTACACGCTGCGCCGGGCGGACAGGGAAATGATCTGGCAATTTCAGATCGTGATCCGTCAAAACCATCTCTTTGGGAAAGTGAAGCGAATCAACAGAAAACGGTGGCTTTGTGGAAAAAATTAGCCGATCGTTATAAGGACGAAAAATGGATTGGCGGTTATGATTTGTTAAACGAGACCAATTGGGGTTTTGAAGGTCCAAAAGATACTCGCGGAACGGCAGAAAACAAAAATGCACCATTACGTAAGCTGTTGATTGAAATAACAGAAGCTATCCGTTCAGTGGATAAAAATCATATTATTATTATTGAAGGTAATGGTTTTGGAAATAACTACAGAGGCATTTTCCCGCTTTGGGACAGTAACATAGTAGTCAGTTTCCATAAATACGGCAATTTTAATAATGAAGGAGCTATCCAATCATTCCTGGATATCCAGAAAAATTACAATGTACCGGTTTGGTTAGGAGAATCGGGCGAAAATTCCAATACATGGTTTACAGAAGCTATAACACTGGTTGAAAAACATGACATCGGATGGGCGTGGTGGCAACATAAGAAAATTGGTATTAATAATCCTTTGGAAATAAAGTTGACCAAAAATTATCAGGACTTAGTGAATTATTGGGCTGGAAAAGGCGAGAAGCCAGATGAAGAGAAAGCCTGGAAAACTTTGAACGAATTTTTAGAAAACACCAAAATACAGAATAATGTCTTCCATAAAGATGTAATTGATGCTATGTTTAGGCAAGTGCAAACTAAAGAAACCAAACCTTTTAAGATTCATCTCTTAAAAAATGCGCTGACTATAAATGCGGTAGATTACGACTTAGGAAGACAGGGTTCTGCGTATTTTGATAAAGACACGGCAAGCTATCATTTTACGCCGGGTGTGAATACGCAGGGCAACAGAGGCAGAATGTGTAGAAATGATGGCGTGGATATTTATCAAGCTAAAACTGGGGACTATTATATCGGGCATATTGAAGATGGCGAATGGTTGCAATACACCATTAATGTAGCGAAAGCAGGAACCTATAAATTAAATGTTAAAGCATCAAGCAAAGATAATACGGGAGAGATTTCTTTAAATATAAACGGAACGAACTTGTCTAACAGTCTGAGCAATCCAATAAAAGGTGAGGAATTGAAGTTGTACAGTTTAGGAAATGTTAAACTGAAACAGGGAGAGAATAAGATTCGGGTTGTTGCGAGAAAAGGAGGATTTGATTTAAAGGAGATCCAATTGAATTAG